TCTTGATTGTCATAACTGTGtttctcgatttttcttttctctatttCTGTTTCTATTTCTTTCTTACGCTTACACCCTAAATTGTTGATAGTTAATGATTCAAgtcaaaaaaaacttttctaaACAAAACAGCAATTTCCATGGATTCAATTCTCTGAAACAACGTAAGATGAGCACAAATTTTAAACAAGCTAGAAGAAAATCACTTTAAATACTAGTTTCAAACATGAAATTGTTGGAAAGTTTCTTTAAAGAGCAGAAATGACACAGAAAACTTGATTCTAAATTCAAAGTTTGCTAAAGCATACTTAGATAGAAACTGTGAATTGGCTTGTGTGTTTCGTTACCTGAGGACAATGTATCATACGGCAGCAAATATTTACAGTAGATTTCATCTAGTTTTGAGGATCTGTCGTGAACAGATTTGGGTATTTTCATTAAATCTGCCACCCGCTGCCATCGATCCTGCTCTATAACTTTTTTCAGTCCACcacaaatttgaactttctgATATAATTGCGGTAAATCAAGCTCGACACCCCCAATCTGAAAGCAGGGGAGAAATGTTGAATAACGTTTAATAAAGATTGCCAAGGTTGAAGCAGAACTTAGGAGAATCTACTTTAATATTACTCCTagagaaggaggaaaaaggctataaaataatgaaatggaATAAACAACCAACAGGTGCTGATAAAAGCCTGCGGCTTAGTTTGCAGAGGAAATATTTCCACTTAGAACTGGTTTTACTACTTGAGCAAACTCAGTGCTGCAAGTTTGACAAACTGCTTTTGACATGGTTCACTAAAACTAAATGAAGAGGTTATTTTCATCTGTGCAAGAGTTTGTTAAACTGGTTTGATGGAGGTTCCCATGTGTAGATGAAGTTGAAATTAGCTATATTTTATACCAGTTTAGTTTCTGAAATTCCCACTTTgtaatattcacaactttccatCAACACAATTACAATTGAATAGTTCTGGTGAAATATTATGCCGAAGATACAAGATTATGTGTGAAAAAGATCCCTTTaggcaaaatttggcaattttacACATTTTATAAAGTTAGGCGTCAAACTTCAACCAGAAAATGATTTACGGTAAAGATAAATAGATTCAGTATGGAATACAAAAAGcggttttcatgaaaattatccTTAAATTACAAATGTCAGTCGGGGGGCTATATCACTTAAGTGAAAGAAGCCTGTTGATCTCTACTAGAAACCTCTTCTCAAATTGGgcggaaacaaaaaaataccgCTCTTTAAAATTACAGAGATCTTTTATACTTCATAATAACTTTTGGTCAATGAAACTTGATGAGAGCGATCCTTGGGATGATAGATGAGGAATAAAACTCTTACACATGGAGGATTTTTCAAGGTGATATTCTCAGTTGCTAGATGCTTTCGGATTGCTGCCGATTCCTTGCTGGACGGACCCCATCGGTGCAGCATTCGGTGTACGAACTGATTATAGGCGGTGAACCTCATGTCATCAGCAACTTTACATTCCGgctatgaaaaaaagagagaatattATAGCTACATTATTACAacagtttcattttaattggAAATTTACAACACTACTGCAATTTTGCTAGGATAAATTAATACAATTTAATCAAACCTAAATTTTACCCATCACAACATTTACcttatttatttcattcttcatcaaaatttactggacaataaaataaaatacaaaataaaattaaatatttcattaatCTGGATAGTGTTTTCCAAACATTATATTGCTTAATTTTTAACTAACCAAATAATCtcatgactttttttaaaaaaaaaaaaaaaaaaaaaaaaatacttaattttaattcaGCTAATACAGGTAAAATATAGTGTAAGTATACTGAGAATcgaaattttaccagaaaagtTTCTTTCTTTTACAGCAAAGATTCTTTTTTCCAGGCATCTAATGCTCTCATGAATCAAATCACTATTTTAAGATACAGATAAAGTTGTGACAGGATTTTTGAAGGATCCTTGGAGAAGCGCTGATTTTCagttctgttttgtttttaattttggcaTGTATTTGCTTGAAAATATTAAACACCTTTTTACTATTCATTGAGCACCGAAATGTTtggcaaattaagcaaaaaaaaatacaaaaaaagaacCCTCCAGTATCTCTTTTGAAGCAAACAGAATTTGATAACCTAATAAAGACAGAAAGAGCGGATTAAGAGGCATGCTGATAAAACACAACTAAAATACCTTGAAGTTAGAGGGAGGCACGACACGACACAGTCCATATTGTTCGGCCATTGGTCTGATCCGTTCGATGTATTCCAACGGGTCTGAGAATTCTTCTTCTGTGGGATGGAAAGTTGGCGCTTCAACTATTTTCCCAGGGCTTTCAGGTTTTGGGAATTCTTTAGCTGTGGAAGTTTTCTGAGTAGCAGACTTTTTAGCTCTTTTTGCAGGTTTTGGAGATCTACTAGCAGTTGATGTTGATGGTAGCGATAAATCAGAGCTTGTTGAATGCTCTGCACTCTTTGGTGAGGCTGCAGGTGAGGGTGAGTCTCTTAAAGTTGAGCGGGATGTAGGCTGAACTGTCCCTACTGGAGCACTGCTATCTACGCTGCTTGCTCCAAGGGGTCGAACCTTCCGTTTCTCTGGTGACACAACTTGCAGAGGGGCCAAAGAATTTACTGTATTTGTTGCCACAGCAGCAGTCTTCTTGGCATAATTTGAAGGGGGTTTCGTTACCAACTTTGCTCTCATGATCACACGCTGATCTGGACCCTCTGTATCTAATTTCACAGCAACGCCTTGAATTTGCGGCGAAGGAGCGGATACAGACTGCTGGAGAGGAATGTAAAATAATTGACCTTTgttctcttcttctccttcttcttcgtCATCTTCTTCTGCTTCAGCTTGCGTTGAGCATTCAAAAACAGCTTCCGTCTCTAAATTAACCTGCACTGCAATGGAATTGTTAGATGAACTATCTGTTTCTGGATTTGAATCAATGCTGGAATCAAGGTTCGATTTGTTTTTGTTCCTTCGAAATGGAGTGCTAGTAGGAGGGAGATCAGGTTCAAAGGCATACACACTACTCTCATGTTCCGGTGAAAATGCGACAGCTTTTTTGGACGACTCGAGCTCTTTGGCAGTTGACATGCGCCTCTGTTGGAATATCACTTTCTTGGTCACTTTTTCCGGAGTACCCTCAGAGGAGGATGATAAAACTGATGCAGTAGCATTGACGTCAACCTCACTGTCAATCGATTTTCGAGTTGAAGTTGACAATGATTGTGAGTATTTCTTCAGCGTAGGGTTGCTTGAGTAGGTTGGTTTTTGTGATTGTGGTTCTGGGAAATAGTCTGCGCCAACACTCATTTTATCATAGAGAGCTGGGACAGGTTTCAAGGAAGAACTTTTTCCGACAGAACTTGCCTCAGATGCCATTTGCTTATGAGCAGGCTCTTCGCCTGTTTCCAACAGACTACCTGATCTTTTCCTTACAGACTCATGATTCGTCTTGGTACTTGGtttgatgaaattttcgatacttaaTGGATGGCTCACCTTTTTATGGGGAGAGGATTTTTCTGGCGCTACTTTGATAGGAGATTCTTCTGGGGAAAAGGCTGTATTAGATAAACCTTTTGAGCTAGAACTAATAATTGGGTCTTTTTTAGAAGAGTTAATTTCTTTTTGAGATCGAGCATTATCGCAAGACTGTTTACTGCGAGAAGTTAGAGATGAGGCTCCAGGATTCTCATGAGCTGGAACATCTCTTTCATGGACTGTAGACGACAATTTTTTGGCTGGAGAacttaatttgagaggattaTGTTTCGAGGACTGTTCAATAAGAGGAGGTAGATTCGAGTGTCTACCTATGGATATGGGTTCACTAATACTTTTTTCAGCTGATGAGTTCCTCTCCGAACATTTGGTTGGACTTAGATTGGTGATGGGTAGAGTACCTTCATTTAATTGTCCAGTGAGAGGCAATGGTAAATCAGatcctttaatatttttatgtGCAGGGCTGAATTTTGGATTATTCTTTTCAACTTTCTTCAAAGACTGGGGAGAGGAATCTTTTGACCCAGCACTTGGCTTAGATAAACCGGGTGTGCTTCCTGttctaacatcaaaatttatcaGTTTGCGATTGTCCATGGAGCTTGAGGTACTTAAGGTATTGACTGAGAAAACATCATTTGGTTTGCTTTTGATCAGGAAAGGATCACTTTGGAACCCAGGAGGCTCATTTGGTTTGTTCAGCCTCAACGGAGCCGAGTGTTTCTTGATCCATGCATTTCTGTCCATGGGAGTTTTTGGTACACTAGCAAATGGTTTCGGTAACTTCACATTTTTAAATGCATTCTTCCAAGATGCACTGAGATTGACTGAAGCGGAGGCTGTTGGTTCTTTCGAAGCACTACTTGCATCTGCGACAGGTTCGGGGGCTGGTGATATAACCAGCGAGTCTTTCTCTTTACTTGGAGACTTCTTCACAAGATCTGACATGGGTGTGTTTGAATCAGCACCCTTCTTGGGATGAACGGTAGCTGATTCAGTGTCTTTGTTTACCGGTTTCAGAATTTCATTAACTTGCTTCTCATCTGTGGCTCGCATGAATACATTTTTACTGCCAGACATACCTGCAGAATGTGATTTTAAATGTGCAGCAGCAAGACTGCGATTGAAATATGTCCGAGGATTGTTGGGGATCTTGCTTGGATCGCTGTTCGGTATTCGTGGGAGCTCTGGACTTTTGTTGGGCGGTAAATTTGACACACTGGAACAACTTTGCTGAACGAGGGCACTGTTATTTTCAGTCTCAACCTGGATATTCGTATCTTTTACGGCGTTTGAGGGATTTGCACTTGTTTGGGGAGTACTTGTTTCTTTGATGGGGCAGTTCAAGGCTGTCCCAACAGCATTCGGAGTAAGATTTAAATTTCTGGATAATACAGAGTTGTTCGAGGTGTTCTTCATCATGTCTACATGATCTTTTGGTGGTTTGACCGGTGTCTGGTAGAGGAAGTTAGTTATTTGATTGTTTATTGATTTTGAATCCTGAACTTGTGATGAGGAGCTTGCCCCCATTGGACTTGAGACGGAATTCTGAGTTTTGGCAGGAAACATCTCATTTTGATGCAGACCGTAGGAAGTTTTTGATGCAGAGCTAGAGCTACTACTTGCTTCCTGCCTCAAGGTATTTGTGTTCTTCAAAAAGCCATCTGGCCTGGTACCCAAGGCAGCAGCCAGCGGATAACTTCTGCCTCTGTTGTCATTCCAATCATTAGGGAACTTGCTTTTCCCATCAGGAGAAATCACAGTATTTTTGAAGCCGCTGGCATCATTTTGCGACGGATTTGCATTGAAATTCATCTTATTTGCGGAGGCTTGTTCCAACTTTTCCAACTTGCTTTTTGCACTGTCTACATACTGATTcttgttgtcaattttttttagagatccACTGTCTGGCACACTCTCTTGGGACTTATCTTGATTTGAAGCCCTCAAATTTGATCTGGATTCGGCAACATTGTTGCGTTTGGAGAGgaccaattttttctcttctttcttatCTGCTGGGATTATTTCTTTGTTCACACTCTTGTCTTTTCCAGATTTTGGGCTGCTGCCTGCTTCACTTTCATTGAGAAACTTTCCTGAtgcaattaaaaattcaaagtcttCATCCTCATCAGAGGAATCCACTTCTCCAAAATAGGTACTTTTTCGCGCTCGAAGCACTCGTTGAGAAGGAGGTGAGGGTGAGGGACTTTTCCTGAGAGGCGAGGAAGGTTCTCGATTTCGCCCACTGCGTCTCTGCATTGGGAACATACTTCCTGATGATGCATCACTTGATTTACTTCGCTTCTTGTCCATACCCTCATCTTGTTTGCTTGACAAATTACTTTGTTTACTCAGTGATTGAAGTCTTCCTTGTAATCGTGTCTCGGCTTTTCCATCAGGTTTGCTTtcagcaaaattatttttcaatttttcttgagattCACGATTATTTCCTTCTGAGGGCCTCACAGTGCTTGACTCTTTGATTTCACCAATGCTATTCTTACTATTTGCTCTTTCACTGGTGCCAGCTTTGACCTTAGAAAGAACTTCCGGCTCTGTCAAGTTTGAAGACTTGATCTTTTCATTCACGTCAGAAATATCATGTTTCAGATTTGTCTTTTTGCTTTTTCTACTATTTTCACCTACAGCATCTGCATccacatttttcacttttttagattgtagtttattttctttatgatCGGGAATGATAGTATTATTTGTGTCCAATCTACTTAAATTATTGGTCTCCAAAACAGGTGCACTCATTGGACCGTACCCTTCATGATCAGTTTTGGTTTTCTTGATTAAGTTTAATGAAGGTGAGGTCTTTTGTGTTGGTTCCAAGATTGGAGGTTGAAGGTTATTGCCCAAAGAACTGCTAGCATCAACAAACTTTGATGAATTGGAcgataaattgttttttaattgGTAAGGAGTATCTAGTATATTTTTGTTCGAACTTTTTGCAGATGAGGCTGATTTATTGTAGAAGAGGGATTCTCCACCAGACGCACTTGGCACGGTAACTGTAttatcacattttttcaagAGGTCACACTTGCTCCCTTTTCCAGATGAGATCACAGGAGTGTTGCttttggtatttttcaatggaggCATTGgatgttcgtaattttttccatgCACGGTAGCCGGAGACGGAGAACTTGGAATATTTATGCTTTCTTGGTTGTTTGCTTTCGAACTCTGCCCAAAAAAGTTGGGTTTGAAGGGCACATGGGACATAGATAATCTTATTAAACTTTCTGAAGCCGCTACGAGGTCTTCTTGCGTTGGTTCAGTGATTGTTCGGGAAAAGACTTGATCAGTAATTTTCGACTCATCTGGTGAATCTTTGGAGGCTAATTTTTTTGGCAACGTGGTCAAATTCAACTGTTTTCTGCCACTTTCCAACTTGTTCACAATTTTCGGACTGGAGGAATTTTCATAGTTAGTTATGGGAATCTGATCACATAATGAGCCTGCGTTGCTGAGATTAGGTCCCATCCTCACCGCATGCGATGGTTTCGGTTGGTTTACATCTTTAACTAGAGAGGAAGTTCCTATTGGCATTGGGTCAGTATGCTCTTTTGACAGATTTACATCTTTAGCTTGAGACAAAGTCTTTTTAGTTGCTACTTTGTTGGGTTCTGGGCTCATGTCTTTCATTTTAGACACAGTTTCTTTGGGTGATATTTTGTTGCAGTCTTTAAGCCGCTTCAAGTCATTTGACTGCGTTGAGCTTTCatcactcatttttttcttggacTCTTTTGAAACGTTTACATCTTCAGTCACAGACAAGTTTCTTTTGGGTGTGGTCTTGGTGGATATTTTTGCCAGGTTACTATCTTTAACTTGAGAGATATTCTTGGAAGAAGATGCTTCCTCCAACACTTCTAACTGCTCAACATCTTGAACTTGCATGACTTTCTTTTTAGATTTCATTTCATTAAGACTATTGGAATGATTCACATCCTTAACTTGAggcaaatttcctttaaacGATGTTTTCTTAGATTCTTTCATTTCCGAGTTACTTGCTTCagtaaaattagaaatataGGATTTTGGCACCAGAGAGACAGAGGGCTGCGGAGGATTTGTTTCTTTGGAAAGAGGTACCTTCGAGTCTCGACTCAATTCTTTGGCTTTCACAGAAGATTCTACCTGAGGCACCAAATTTGAAGACTTTGCCtgatgaatttctttgtttGACTTTTTAGCAGATTGAATTGGTGAGCTGTTTTCTGGGATATTCTTGTCTTTTGATGGgattaaatttgattttctgcCGCGTTCTTTGGATATTGAATTAATCTCTTTGGAAACTATTGCATTTGAGGCTTTTTCAAGTTTGCTTTCACTATGTAGATCTTTATCTTGGGTCTTAGTGAACAACATGTTGGTTTCAGCTGTATTCAAATCATCATCTTCTACTTTATTGTTCACCTTTTTTGTGACACCtgtctgatttttcttttttctttcagagaTTGCAGCTTTTTCGGTCGATTCAACAACTGCCTTTCGACCTTTTACTTCCTCAAGTTTTAAAGAATCTTCATCTGTAAAATTCTCCTCTTTCGGAagtttctcaattttggaaGCGTCTGACACAGACTTCGAGCTTTTGATCTGGTTCCTCTTCACCGTAGGAGAActacaattttgatttttcgaatcAATCAAGGTGGTGTTGAATGATTCAGGCAATGGTTTCAGCAGATTTGAAACTTTAGGtacatttttttcgcacagTATTGAATAAGCAGCCAAGTTTTTGTGAGAGTCAATTTTATCAGGCTTGGAtgatttccctgaattttccttCACAATTGGAAGAGATGTGCTGGAAATACTTTCTTCATCAATATTGCCTGGCGAATTCAACAGTACTTTGGTGTCGTTTTTGTTTTGGCGTGTTTCTTTATCATTTGCAGTGACGTTGGATTTTTTGCTCCGATCAATATTTGTTTCTTTGTTGTTAACGgagagatttaattttttattcaaattgatgTTCTTTGCTTCCTCCCCGCCTGATAGATTGGAGGTTTTAACTGAATTGATCTCCTTTTCAGCATCCTTGTTGGCAAAATTAGACTTTTTACTTAAATTGATGTTCTTCCCCTCATTGCTTGCCGAAAGATTAGATGCTTTACTCACATTGGTGTTCTTTGCTTTGTCTTTAGCTGACAGATTCGACTTCTTGTTCAGATTTGTTTTTAATGCTGCTAGATTCAGAAGGTCTTCCATTTTATCGTCTTCACTACTACTAGTATCAGGCGCTGTATTTGATTTTTTAGGACCAGTTTTCACTGAAgattttggtttgtttttgttattggttttgacttttgaggcttcAGGCTCTTCTGTTTCGCTTTCTGATAAATCTTGAGAATCCTTTGATTTACCAGCTTTTGACGCTGTTGTGTTCAGCACTTTACTAGGtttcaacaaaaattcaacGGCAGACTTGCtttcagtttcttttgattccTCACTACTTTTTTTATTGACATTCTTTAATGCTgataatttagagaaaatttcctcATCAGAGGAAACTGAAGGTTTCTTTTCTCCAGATCTTAGAGAAACAGCAAAAGAATTTTGGTCTTTTTGGGTAGATTCTTTGGAGTTTTCTGACTTActcagttttttctttccagCTTTGCCACTTGATGGATGGTCATGCAAGTCATTGCTGCTCTTTGGGGTTGGAACCTTGGCTACGGTTTTCGTTTTCTTGGCGGGCTCAGGTTTTTCCTTGATCAGGGTCTGGTTTGTTTTGACTTGACTTTTTTTGACTGGCTCTTTCTTTTCGTCAGATATATTTGCAGAAGACCTGACAGCACTTGCACTTGCGCCTTCTGGCGGAATATTTATTGGTTTGCTCTTATTTTTATGGACTTGAGGAGGAGGGGAAACACTTGGCACACTATTCCGCCGAGTATTATGAACGACTggatttgatttttcagaaagttttgCAGGCCCTTGAATTGAGTCTTTTGCCTTCTCGATGACAGGCCTCTCTTTCTTCACAACCTGTTTTGCCTTTTCAGTCGTTTCATCCTTTGAACTCTTTGAGACATTGTCAGCAGAAATTGATAATTTCACGCTGTCAGATCTATCACCACTGTTTGTCCATTCTTTCACTTTCGTGACCTTATCGACGGTTTGCTTTTGAGGATTATTTTGCTGAGATTGGAGCTTACCGCTTCGAGTTGAGACAAGATTAGGAGCTTTTGTTTCTGATGTGGAAGAAACATTTTCAAGCTTCGATTTTTTTAGCTCTTTTTCAGAGCGCAAAGAACGTGTCAAAGTGGTTTTGGCTTTTTTGCTCTGGCTTGAAGCACGTAAGGCGAGCCGGCCATGAGATCGAGTTTTGGCTTGCAAAAGTTTACCCTTAGAAGTCCGGTTGGCAATCACTGAGTTCTTTTTCACGATCACAGCTTGTTTTGGTTTCACTTTTATTGGTTTTTCATGGGGGCTACTTTCAGGCTTTGCTTGGTTCTTCTTCGTAATTTCTTCTTTAGTCTCCGTCATAACTTCTGGTTTACCTTTCTTGTTCTTCTCTtggttttctgtaaaattaaagaaacaaCTGGGTAAAAAAATGGAACTGCCGAAAAGAATAAGCTTGATAACAACAAGTTCTACTACCTGTCACTGACAGCTAGGAAATTACTATATTAACCCTCTAGACCTGCATTGATTTTTACTTCGAAAGTTTAAGTGTTTTCTACATCCCTTAAACATTGCACAAATGAGTATTCAGCTTCagttaattttttgcttttcttttcttttttatagaGAACACAAAGAAAACGATCCAAGTTTTGTTATTAGCAACATTTAAagaatatttcttctttttttaagcatACATGCatatgaatatttaaaaatatgatattAAACGCAGTAAAGGAACCATGTGGTAAtcaacaattcaaattttccaacaaGTTTAAATATCTCTTATCAGATTCAAAGAGAGATTTGGAAATTATGATCATGAGCTACTCAAATATCTTGATGCTCTGTCCTCCAACATTGAAACGTAAAAATTTTACAGCTTTGGATAGTAAGCTCTTGAGACAATTGATATCAAATGGAGACATCCGTCCAAAAATGTAAAGCTTAAAGGAGTGGTTATCACTGAAAAGAAAtttattctgataaaaaattgattaacatAAAACCTTTTGTTTTCGCAGCAGCCTCGTCGACttgacttttcttttttgaactttccaaGTCTGCAGATGGTTTTTTGGCGCCACGAGTATCTTTCTCTTGAGTTTTCATAGGCAATGAAGAGGTCTGCTTTGTTTTTCTACTCAATCGAGATGATCTATAAATCAAAGAACAATACAGTCATTAATGGATAAGAAAGTCATCAAGTGAATAAAACTTTAGAGGCTAAATATACTTGAAAACAACTGCCTTCTTGCATGCTATTTAGTCGATTGTACTGTTAGTTTATGCCACTGTTGGTTAGTTGGTTCTTGCACTTGTTCAGAATTTATAACTGAGCAATGGCATATTTGCGCCGATCACAGAAATGTGTTCAGATGATTGCAGATTATCATAAAACTTGTTGGGACATAACATGCATTACACGTATGTTGGGAGTCCTAAGCTATCCAGCAaatgattttttgtttaaaaaaaaccccctGATGCGGAGACATCTCCCATTAAAATGTATCTATTTGAACAGAGGATACTTAAAATAGAATTCAAATTTGATTCGCAGGGTAAATTCATTGATGCTAGAGAAGTAAAATGAACACAGGAAATAATGTACAGCTTGTTACTTACGTTTGAGGCTCCACGATTTTTGGCAAGGATGACGGcttctcaatgttttctttGGTCCTTTGTTTTTTAACAAGAGGCTGGTCATCTTCTGACGAAAAATCTAAGCCTGTAGTTTTACCTTTGGGCAATGAAACTCTTTTTGCACTTTTTGTTTGTCCTAAGAGATACAAAGAAAATGATAATccatgaaataaaatgaatgaaatgagtGATGTCCTTATGTAGGTTAGGTATGAATTGAAGCACTATGTAGTATgttttatcatcaaaatttcacaaggaaaacaaTCACACatcaggaaaattggaaatgaactcctaaacaagatataagtgttCATGATTAAAATTGGTTGCTGTATTTACCTGCATATTGTGCacacctttttttcaaaatttcagctctcaAATCAAGGGTGCTTACGATACAGAGGTATTGCCCCAAGATACAGCCCACAACTAAGTTCAGACCAATCCTGTTCAGAGCATTTTTGGGGAGGGGGACCTTTAAATTTGGGGTGCATAACATACGCGGGTATATGcaataaatggcaaaaatacaaatgacatcatttatttaaacctatgggcacagg
This window of the Bemisia tabaci chromosome 3, PGI_BMITA_v3 genome carries:
- the LOC109043866 gene encoding uncharacterized protein, producing the protein MKMVLVRSTAERSLCDQPLEENDAMKRTRVHAQRKFAQGAALSPVGIKKDILKFNRASPASDASPAKQSRNHSEISEVLPSKRPNTEDFLTFLCFRNTSILPARLDFFGAASVSGSGKNSGSNKKANSEGAAMGLANVAPQKSEEPKKCQDKSVTSKISVLKQRELARKKKLANLKHAQRANAKHLKPAVDRRKQLKTNLGTERSLRKNMKLKKLEAIKKKVPSTGKDTAGKKAPSTNNKTEKEVKRPVPVKSQAKDLKPSLVKSSIKSKAKRTPLGVRRNLRSGGSSLGGSQELILKSKRLQVIRNRKAKLGAGKQTTPPKGQTKSAKRVSLPKGKTTGLDFSSEDDQPLVKKQRTKENIEKPSSLPKIVEPQTSSRLSRKTKQTSSLPMKTQEKDTRGAKKPSADLESSKKKSQVDEAAAKTKENQEKNKKGKPEVMTETKEEITKKNQAKPESSPHEKPIKVKPKQAVIVKKNSVIANRTSKGKLLQAKTRSHGRLALRASSQSKKAKTTLTRSLRSEKELKKSKLENVSSTSETKAPNLVSTRSGKLQSQQNNPQKQTVDKVTKVKEWTNSGDRSDSVKLSISADNVSKSSKDETTEKAKQVVKKERPVIEKAKDSIQGPAKLSEKSNPVVHNTRRNSVPSVSPPPQVHKNKSKPINIPPEGASASAVRSSANISDEKKEPVKKSQVKTNQTLIKEKPEPAKKTKTVAKVPTPKSSNDLHDHPSSGKAGKKKLSKSENSKESTQKDQNSFAVSLRSGEKKPSVSSDEEIFSKLSALKNVNKKSSEESKETESKSAVEFLLKPSKVLNTTASKAGKSKDSQDLSESETEEPEASKVKTNNKNKPKSSVKTGPKKSNTAPDTSSSEDDKMEDLLNLAALKTNLNKKSNLSAKDKAKNTNVSKASNLSASNEGKNINLSKKSNFANKDAEKEINSVKTSNLSGGEEAKNINLNKKLNLSVNNKETNIDRSKKSNVTANDKETRQNKNDTKVLLNSPGNIDEESISSTSLPIVKENSGKSSKPDKIDSHKNLAAYSILCEKNVPKVSNLLKPLPESFNTTLIDSKNQNCSSPTVKRNQIKSSKSVSDASKIEKLPKEENFTDEDSLKLEEVKGRKAVVESTEKAAISERKKKNQTGVTKKVNNKVEDDDLNTAETNMLFTKTQDKDLHSESKLEKASNAIVSKEINSISKERGRKSNLIPSKDKNIPENSSPIQSAKKSNKEIHQAKSSNLVPQVESSVKAKELSRDSKVPLSKETNPPQPSVSLVPKSYISNFTEASNSEMKESKKTSFKGNLPQVKDVNHSNSLNEMKSKKKVMQVQDVEQLEVLEEASSSKNISQVKDSNLAKISTKTTPKRNLSVTEDVNVSKESKKKMSDESSTQSNDLKRLKDCNKISPKETVSKMKDMSPEPNKVATKKTLSQAKDVNLSKEHTDPMPIGTSSLVKDVNQPKPSHAVRMGPNLSNAGSLCDQIPITNYENSSSPKIVNKLESGRKQLNLTTLPKKLASKDSPDESKITDQVFSRTITEPTQEDLVAASESLIRLSMSHVPFKPNFFGQSSKANNQESINIPSSPSPATVHGKNYEHPMPPLKNTKSNTPVISSGKGSKCDLLKKCDNTVTVPSASGGESLFYNKSASSAKSSNKNILDTPYQLKNNLSSNSSKFVDASSSLGNNLQPPILEPTQKTSPSLNLIKKTKTDHEGYGPMSAPVLETNNLSRLDTNNTIIPDHKENKLQSKKVKNVDADAVGENSRKSKKTNLKHDISDVNEKIKSSNLTEPEVLSKVKAGTSERANSKNSIGEIKESSTVRPSEGNNRESQEKLKNNFAESKPDGKAETRLQGRLQSLSKQSNLSSKQDEGMDKKRSKSSDASSGSMFPMQRRSGRNREPSSPLRKSPSPSPPSQRVLRARKSTYFGEVDSSDEDEDFEFLIASGKFLNESEAGSSPKSGKDKSVNKEIIPADKKEEKKLVLSKRNNVAESRSNLRASNQDKSQESVPDSGSLKKIDNKNQYVDSAKSKLEKLEQASANKMNFNANPSQNDASGFKNTVISPDGKSKFPNDWNDNRGRSYPLAAALGTRPDGFLKNTNTLRQEASSSSSSASKTSYGLHQNEMFPAKTQNSVSSPMGASSSSQVQDSKSINNQITNFLYQTPVKPPKDHVDMMKNTSNNSVLSRNLNLTPNAVGTALNCPIKETSTPQTSANPSNAVKDTNIQVETENNSALVQQSCSSVSNLPPNKSPELPRIPNSDPSKIPNNPRTYFNRSLAAAHLKSHSAGMSGSKNVFMRATDEKQVNEILKPVNKDTESATVHPKKGADSNTPMSDLVKKSPSKEKDSLVISPAPEPVADASSASKEPTASASVNLSASWKNAFKNVKLPKPFASVPKTPMDRNAWIKKHSAPLRLNKPNEPPGFQSDPFLIKSKPNDVFSVNTLSTSSSMDNRKLINFDVRTGSTPGLSKPSAGSKDSSPQSLKKVEKNNPKFSPAHKNIKGSDLPLPLTGQLNEGTLPITNLSPTKCSERNSSAEKSISEPISIGRHSNLPPLIEQSSKHNPLKLSSPAKKLSSTVHERDVPAHENPGASSLTSRSKQSCDNARSQKEINSSKKDPIISSSSKGLSNTAFSPEESPIKVAPEKSSPHKKVSHPLSIENFIKPSTKTNHESVRKRSGSLLETGEEPAHKQMASEASSVGKSSSLKPVPALYDKMSVGADYFPEPQSQKPTYSSNPTLKKYSQSLSTSTRKSIDSEVDVNATASVLSSSSEGTPEKVTKKVIFQQRRMSTAKELESSKKAVAFSPEHESSVYAFEPDLPPTSTPFRRNKNKSNLDSSIDSNPETDSSSNNSIAVQVNLETEAVFECSTQAEAEEDDEEEGEEENKGQLFYIPLQQSVSAPSPQIQGVAVKLDTEGPDQRVIMRAKLVTKPPSNYAKKTAAVATNTVNSLAPLQVVSPEKRKVRPLGASSVDSSAPVGTVQPTSRSTLRDSPSPAASPKSAEHSTSSDLSLPSTSTASRSPKPAKRAKKSATQKTSTAKEFPKPESPGKIVEAPTFHPTEEEFSDPLEYIERIRPMAEQYGLCRVVPPSNFKPECKVADDMRFTAYNQFVHRMLHRWGPSSKESAAIRKHLATENITLKNPPCIGGVELDLPQLYQKVQICGGLKKVIEQDRWQRVADLMKIPKSVHDRSSKLDEIYCKYLLPYDTLSSGEKAKLFADVEKEWKHHKSVENELFEDIDDCIIKGRSMALNQFYRVARNIMTIHFGVAAADKEIGPDPEDVESQYWDYVSSGQNHICVHSASIDTGARGYGFPTTKNSTFAKHNWNLKILTNNSGSVLRSLGPLIGVTVPTLHVGMLFTTCCWYRDPHGLPWIEYLHTGARKIWYGIPAEYNSVFRSAMSKLLPSHKRSDQSVWLASDTAMVPPPLLVENGVSLSRVVQQPGQFIVVFPRAFTSSIATGYLLSESVYFAPSSWLQSANDIFIDLQNSCESSIFSLEQLLCSIATDSRTSLEILTQVAPLISEMRDREVALRTQLEDLGLRATERLPRNNKKRLQVDEDEDYECEICHANLFISLVSNSFEEVNYCLCHGIELLSKKRNHLKYCKLKYAYSEEELEEIIVKLNERIEMKSQKKLTHKSSGSTPTK